One genomic window of Oryctolagus cuniculus chromosome 11, mOryCun1.1, whole genome shotgun sequence includes the following:
- the LOC138844498 gene encoding proline-rich protein 2-like: MNRAVMDIGDDEGDLGSSLVLKNFHTQTGHLLAAWQLQGPAWPQPSTAPPAGPIPAVGEAGDVVQGGEPRAAPCKLPGLRCARSRPSAARASARGARRARDPGDAGGRGGGGSARGRTSVLAAPQSLPGPPAPEPPQDPGTPAPRPQSLPGPPGPRASPGPRDPGPPAPEPPRSPRPQSLPGTPAPEPPRDPGPRATPGPRPRSLLGTPAPEPPRDPGTPAPEPPRDPGTPAPEPPQDPGPPGPRASSGPRPPGPRASSGPPPQSLLRTPAPRPQSLLGTPAPRPQSLLGTPAPRPRSLRGTPAPEPPRDPGTRAPQPLSVPWSRSPETPSGPLALRGSPSALGPDSSADPSSSPQPRPVGAPPGWAPPPSPA, from the exons ATGAACAGAGCCGTGATGGACATCGGG GATGACGAGGGCGATCTCGGTTCTTCTCTGGTGCTGAAGAATTTCCACACACAGACAGGACA CCTCCTGGCCGCCTGGCAGCTCCAGGGTCCTGCGTGGCCTCAGCCCAGCACGGCGCCCCCGGCCGGCCCCATCCCGGCTGTGGGGGAGGCGGGCGACGTGGTCCAGGGAGGGGAGCCCAGGGCGGCCCCTTGCAAGCTTCCAGGCCTGCG GTGCGCGCGCAGTCGGCCCTCGGCGGCCCGGGCCAGCGCGAGGGGCGCGCGGCGGGCGAGGGACCCCGGAGACGCCGGCGGCCGCGGAGGCGGGGGCAGCGCGCGCGGACGGACGAGCGTCCTGGCGGCGCCGCAG AGCCTCCCCGGTCCCCCGGCCCCAGAGCCTCCCCAGGACCCCGGGACCCCGGCCCCCCGGCCCCAGAGCCTCCCCGGTCCCCCCGGCCCCAGAGCCTCCCCAGGACCCCGGGACCCCGGCCCCCCGGCCCCAGAGCCTCCCCGGTCCCCCCGGCCCCAGAGCCTCCCCGGGACCCCGGCCCCGGAGCCTCCCCGGGACCCCGGCCCCAGAGCCACCCCGGGACCCCGGCCCCGGAGCCTCCTCGGGACCCCGGCCCCAGAGCCTCCCCGGGACCCCGGGACCCCGGCCCCGGAGCCTCCTCGGGACCCCGGGACCCCGGCCCCGGAGCCTCCCCAGGACCCTGGCCCCCCCGGCCCCAGAGCCTCCTCCGGACCCCGGCCCCCCGGCCCCAGAGCCTCCTCGGGACCCCCGCCCCAGAGCCTCCTCCGGACCCCGGCCCCCCGGCCCCAGAGCCTCCTCGGGACCCCGGCCCCCCGGCCCCAGAGCCTCCTCGGGACCCCGGCCCCCCGGCCCCGGAGCCTCCGCGGGACCCCCGCCCCAGAGCCTCCTCGGGACCCCGGGACCCGGGCCCCTCAGCCCCTCAGCGTCCCCTGGAGCCGCAGCCCCGAGACCCCCTCAGGCCCGCTCGCCCTCCGGGGGTCCCCGAGCGCCCTGGGTCCTGACAGCTCTGCGGACCCttccagcagcccccagccccggcccgtGGGCGCCCCTCCCGGGTGGGCCCCTCCTCCGAGCCCGGCTTGA